A genomic stretch from Alosa sapidissima isolate fAloSap1 chromosome 3, fAloSap1.pri, whole genome shotgun sequence includes:
- the ppfia3 gene encoding liprin-alpha-3 isoform X4: MMCEVMPTISEDGRAGGGGPSSPAGGGGGMGGGMGGMGGGYGGRDGRSDEGGSTGNLESLMVNMLAERERLLENLRETQDSLGTAQLRLRELGHEKDSLQRQLSIALPQEFAVLTKELNGCREQLLEREEEIAELKAERNNTRLLLEHLECLVSRHERSLRMTVVKRQAQSPAGVSSEVEVLKALKSLFEHHKALDEKVRERLRVALERVSVLEEELESSTQEVISLREQIKRRQQGMDNGKERLPNGPSILDDGEIDRQREGEIERQRAELAQLKERLALMCRQVGEVEEQLAAARREVTKSEEANQKLQRDVKEALCQREDMEERITTLERRYLSAQREATSLHDIKDKLENELASKESLYRQSEEKNRQLQERLDDAKQKLQQTLQRAETLPEIEAQLAQRVAALNKAEERHGNFEERLRQLEAQLEEKNQELQRARQREKMNDEHNKRLSDTVDKLLSESNERLQLHLKERMAALEEKNALSEELANMKKIQDDLLANKDQLIAELERLQLELDQLRGRPGSAYSRSLRSLPGSALELRYSQGGGSLPAGSTAHLDHYGNTGTGSVVRRTHRGRWGPAREESNKYGEWDSGPLLGPGFEGGVEGGCSDDDDDRETLFGSELLSPSGQTDVQTLAIMLQEQLEAINKEIKLIQEEKESTELRAEEIESRVSSVALDGPPVPPSSLGRDASGRGFIPPSLTSSTLASPSPPSSGHSTPRLPHSPARETSSERQNNKDDDRSLALLDSTPPPTPRALRLDRMTHTHPGALLDDSREFRSLSADGSSSNSSQDSLHKSSKKKSIKSSIGRLFGKKEKGRMGQPGRESASLASTPSDDLGTVDPLGLAKMTGTVEKGRRSKKKHELLEEACRQGLPFASWDGPTVVSWLELWVGMPAWYVAACRANVKSGAIMANLSDTEIQREIGISNPLHRLKLRLAIQEMVSLTSPSAPASTRSSTSNVWMTHAEMESLTAATKPALLSIFFCPLEFLFRCKLLPTNDPFTNKLFLPLSPRRCSDLAPALRVSFLLPLFPSLYSALLLSVALSLSFSLSVSISPSRSLYLSSSFAMPLPRS; encoded by the exons ATGATGTGCGAGGTGATGCCCACCATCTCGGAGGATGGGAGGGCTGGAGGGGGTGGTCCGTCCTCGCCCGCCGGTGGAGGCGGTGGGATGGGTGGCGGCATGGGTGGCATGGGGGGCGGCTACGGAGGCCGAGATGGGCGCAGCGACGAGGGTGGCAGCACGGGCAACCTGGAGTCGCTGATGGTCAACATGCTGGCAGAGCGCGAGCGACTGCTGGAGAACCTGCGGGAGACCCAGGACAGCCTGGGCACGGCCCAGCTGAGGCTGCGCGAACTGGGCCACGAGAAGGACTCGCTGCAACGCCAACTCTCCATCGCTTTGCCACAG GAGTTTGCGGTGCTGACCAAAGAGCTGAATGGCTGTCGTGAGCAACTTctggaaagagaagaggagatagCAGAGCTCAAAGCTGAGAGGAACAACACTCGA ctTCTGCTGGAGCATCTGGAGTGTCTGGTGTCCCGTCACGAGCGCTCTCTCAGGATGacggtggtgaagaggcaggcCCAGTCCCCGGCCGGAGTGTCCAGCGAGGTGGAGGTCCTCAAGGCCCTCAAGTCTCTGTTCGAGCACCACAAAGCCCTGGATGAGAAG GTGCGAGAGAGGCTACGTGTGGCTCTGGAGAGGGTGTCGGTGCTGGAGGAGGAACTCGAGTCTTCCACGCAAGAG GTGATTTCTCTAAGAGAACAGATTAAAAGACGACAGCAGGGCATGGATAATGGGAAAGAG CGGCTGCCAAATGGACCCTCTATTTTGGACGACGGTGAGAtcgacagacagagggagggagagattgaaCGGCAGAGGGCAGAGCTGGCCCAGCTGAAAGAGAGACTGGCACTCATGTGCAGACAG gtgggggaggtggaggaACAACTTGCTGCTGCCAGACGGGAGGTGACCAAGTCAGAAGAAGCCAATCAGAAGCTCCAAAGGGATGTGAAAGAG GCCCTTTGCCAGAGAGAGGACATGGAGGAGAGGATAACTACCTTAGAACGCAG GTACCTCAGTGCCCAGAGGGAGGCGACGTCCCTCCACGACATCAAAGATAAGCTGGAGAACGAGCTGGCCAGCAAAGAGTCCCTCTACAGACAG AGCGAGGAGAAGAACCGGCAGCTGCAGGAGCGGCTAGACGACGCCAAGCAGAAGCTGCAACAGACCCTGCAGCGCGCTGAGACCCTGCCAGAGATCGAAGCCCAGCTCGCCCAGAGAGTAGCAGCACTCAacaag GCGGAGGAGCGCCATGGCAACTTTGAGGAGCGCCTGCGACAGTTGGAGGCACAACTGGAGGAGAAGAACCAGGAGTTACAGAGA gcgagacagagggagaagatGAACGACGAACACAACAAGCGTCTCTCGGACACCGTGGACAAGCTGCTGTCTGAGTCCAATGAGAGGCTCCAACTTCACCTCAAGGAGAGGATGGCTGCTCTGGAGGAAAAG AATGCTCTGTCTGAGGAACTGGCCAACATGAAGAAGATCCAAGATGATCTCCTCGCAAACAAG GACCAGCTTATTGCAGAGTTGGAGAGACTTCAGTTGGAGCTGGACCAATTGCGAGGAAGGCCTGGCTCCGCCTACTCCCG ATCGCTCAGGTCTCTCCCAGGGAGCGCTCTGGAACTGAGGTATTCCCAAGGGGGCGGCTCCCTCCCAGCCGGCTCCACTGCCCATCTGGATCACTATGGCAACACTGGCACAGGAAGCGTGGTCAGGCGGACCCATCGTGGTCGATGGGGTCCGGCACGAGAGGAGAGCAACAAG TACGGTGAGTGGGACAGCGGACCACTGCTGGGCCCCGGCTTCGAGGGCGGCGTTGAGGGCGGCTGCTCGGACGACGACGACGACCGCGAGACGCTCTTCGGCTCAGAGCTGCTCTCACCCAGTGGCCAGACGGACGTGCAGACCCTAGCCATCATGCTGCAGGAGCAGCTGGAGGCCATTAACAAGGAGATCAA gtTGAtccaggaggagaaggagagtaCGGAGTTGCGGGCGGAGGAGATCGAGAGCCGCGTGAGTAGTGTGGCGCTGGATGGGCCCCCGGTGCCCCCGTCATCTCTAGGCCGCGACGCCAGCGGCCGCGGCTTCATCCCACCGTCCCTCACCTCCTCCACCCTGGCCTCACCCTCCCCGCCCAGCTCCGGTCACTCCACCCCTCGTCTGCCCCACTCGCCCGCACGCGAGACCTCCTCAGAGAGACAG AACAACAAAGACGATGACCGGTCCCTGGCCCTGCTGgactccacccctccccccaccccgcGTGCTCTGCGCCTGGACCGGATGACCCACACCCACCCGGGCGCATTGCTGGACGACAGTCGTGAGTTCCGCAG TCTCTCGGCCGATGGCTCCAGCTCGAACAGCAGTCAGGACTCGCTCCACAAATCCAGCAAAAAGAAGAGCATCAAGTCTTCCATCGGCCGCCTCTTTGGGAAGAAGGAGAAGGGGAGGATGGGACAGCCGGGGCGGGAATCAGCATCTCTGG cgTCCACACCCTCAGATGACCTTGGCACAGTGGACCCTCTGGGGCTGGCCAAGATGACAGGGACCGTGGAGAAAGGCCGCCGCAGCAAGAAGAA GCATGAGTTGCTGGAGGAGGCTTGTCGTCAGGGCCTGCCCTTTGCGTCCTGGGATGGCCCCACTGTGGTCTCCTGGCTGGAG TTGTGGGTGGGAATGCCAGCATGGTATGTGGCGGCATGTCGTGCCAACGTGAAGAGTGGGGCCATCATGGCCAACCTGTCGGACACGGAGATCCAGCGCGAGATTGGCATCAGCAACCCGCTGCACCGCCTCAAGCTGCGGCTGGCCATCCAGGAGATGGTGTCCCTCACCAGCCCCTCGGCCCCAGCCAGCACGCGCTCT TCAACCAGTAACGTGTGGATGACTCACGCCGAGATGGAGTCTCTGACTGCCGCAACCAAACCA GCCTTGTTGAGCATCTTCTTCTGCCCCCTCGAGTTTCTGTTTCGTTGTAAACTGCTTCCGACTAATGACCCGTTCACTAACaaactcttcctccctctctctcctcgtcGCTGCTCCGACCTCGCTCCTGCGCTCCGCGTGTCTTTCCTGCTCCCGCTCTTCCCCTCGCTTTACTccgctctcttgctctctgtcgctctctctctctctttctctctttctgtctctatctctccatctcgttctctctatctctcttcatcCTTCGCCATGCCCCTCCCCAGGAGCTGA